One Brassica napus cultivar Da-Ae chromosome A5, Da-Ae, whole genome shotgun sequence DNA window includes the following coding sequences:
- the LOC106410444 gene encoding LOW QUALITY PROTEIN: ribosome maturation protein SBDS (The sequence of the model RefSeq protein was modified relative to this genomic sequence to represent the inferred CDS: inserted 2 bases in 2 codons), whose product MSKTLVQPVGQKRLTNVAVVRLKKQGNRFEIACYKNKVLSWRSGVEKDIDEVLQSHTVYSNVSKGVLAKSKDLIKVFGSDDHTKICLEILDKGELQVAGKERESQLSSQFRDIATIVMQKTIXPETQRPYTISMVERLMHEIHFAVDPNSNSKKQALDVIRELQKHFPIKRSPMRLRLTVPVQNFASLLDKLKEWDSSLVSKDESGTQMSTVCEMEPGLYRECDSFVRNMQGRLEILAVSVHAEGDTSMDHYDEHDDMALQTNKPLLPVETEADPVVELSKKMHKQEIGTSSNTKEEEGEGKGIKCSTCNTFVGEAKQYREHFKSDWHKHNLKRKTRXLPPLTAEECSAEVDMDDSRSDLKDYSF is encoded by the exons atgtcgAAGACGCTGGTGCAGCCGGTAGGACAGAAGAGGTTGACGAACGTCGCAGTGGTTCGATTGAAAAAGCAAGGCAACCGCTTCGAGATCGCTTGCTACAAGAACAAGGTCCTTTCGTGGCGTTCCGGCGT AGAGAAGGACATCGATGAAGTGTTGCAGTCACATACCGTTTACTCAAATGTGTCCAAAGGAGTTCTTGCTAAATCTAAAGACTTGATAAAGGTGTTTGGATCTGATGATCACACCAAGATCTGCTTGGAGATTTTGGACAAAGGTGAGCTTCAAGTTGCtgggaaagagagagagtcaCAGTTGTCAAGCCAGTTTCGGGATATTGCTACCATTGTAATGCAGAAAACCA ACCCTGAAACCCAACGCCCTTATACCATTAGCATGGTCGAGCGTCTTATGCATGAGATCCATTTTGCTGTTGATCCTAATAGCAACTCCAAGAAGCAG GCTCTTGATGTCATCCGTGAGCTGCAGAAGCACTTCCCTATAAAGCGTTCTCCAATGAGGCTTCGTCTCACTGTTCCTGTTCAGAACTTCGCCTCCCTTCTGGACAAGCTTAAAGAATGGGACTCTTCTCTTGTCTCCAAAGACGAATCTGGAACTCAGATGTCCACT GTCTGCGAGATGGAACCGGGACTATACCGAGAGTGTGATTCCTTTGTGAGGAATATGCAGGGGAGATTAGAGATACTCGCTGTATCGGTTCATGCTGAAGGTGACACAAGCATGGATCATTACGATGAGCATGACGATATGGCATTGCAGACAAACAAGCCATTGTTACCTGTTGAGACTGAGGCCGATCCTGTCGTTGAACTTAGCAAGAAAATGCACAAGCAAGAGATTGGTACTAGTAGTAacacaaaggaagaagaaggagaaggaaaaGGGATCAAGTGCAGTACCTGCAACACGTTTGTTGGAGAAGCTAAGCAATACAGAGAGCATTTCAAGAGTGATTGGCACAAACACAACCTGAAGCGAAAGACTC AACTCCCTCCTCTTACTGCTGAAGAATGCTCGGCTGAGGTTGACATGGATGACTCCAGATCAGACTTGAAAGACTACTCTTTCTGA